A part of Cystobacter ferrugineus genomic DNA contains:
- a CDS encoding NUDIX hydrolase has translation MNEDRSWDGNWKVRLYERVRERGYDSLTAFAKARPAVPLYLLAEELGEDDVAAVQVLSGLLAEAERSHQVTRLVRDVLTRELSQSVPDGWPAVLDDANRFKVAKALGRWTAYSPETHKERVRQIGDALIATPPPPGWRPLGPDDELLRTLLPDEEA, from the coding sequence ATGAACGAAGACCGATCCTGGGACGGTAACTGGAAGGTCCGCCTCTATGAGCGTGTCCGAGAGCGTGGTTATGATTCACTCACCGCTTTTGCGAAGGCTCGCCCTGCCGTCCCGCTGTATTTGCTGGCCGAGGAACTTGGCGAGGACGATGTCGCTGCGGTGCAGGTGTTGAGCGGATTGCTCGCTGAGGCGGAGCGCAGCCATCAGGTGACACGCCTGGTGCGCGATGTGCTCACGCGCGAGCTATCCCAGAGCGTTCCTGACGGCTGGCCGGCCGTGCTGGACGACGCCAACCGCTTCAAGGTCGCCAAGGCACTTGGCCGCTGGACGGCCTACTCCCCGGAAACGCATAAGGAGCGCGTAAGACAAATCGGCGATGCACTCATCGCCACACCACCGCCGCCAGGTTGGCGGCCACTCGGTCCCGACGATGAGCTGCTGCGCACGCTCTTGCCAGACGAGGAGGCTTGA
- a CDS encoding cupin domain-containing protein → MLNGSVIGIAEALEQVTEYWTPRIIGRVNDQYIKVAKLKGELVWHDHVNEDEMFFVIYGKLTIQFEDRDVHLSPGQFCVVPKKTRHNPVATEECGIMLIETVTTLHTGDLIVPQTVPLERQLGT, encoded by the coding sequence ATGCTGAATGGAAGTGTCATTGGGATCGCGGAAGCACTGGAACAAGTCACGGAGTACTGGACGCCGCGCATCATCGGGCGAGTCAATGACCAGTACATCAAGGTCGCCAAGCTGAAGGGTGAGTTGGTTTGGCACGACCACGTCAACGAAGACGAGATGTTTTTCGTCATCTACGGCAAGCTGACGATCCAGTTCGAGGATCGCGACGTGCACCTCTCGCCCGGCCAGTTCTGCGTTGTGCCGAAGAAGACCAGGCACAATCCTGTAGCCACCGAAGAGTGCGGCATCATGCTGATCGAGACCGTTACCACCCTGCACACAGGCGATCTGATCGTGCCGCAAACCGTTCCACTGGAAAGGCAGCTGGGCACATAG
- a CDS encoding SNF2-related protein, with product MASEEALSSEAGQQAQALTPFHERLLAEELTIKSSDSRERLAGALAEARVDLNPHQLEAACFALDSLSRGGCMLADEVGLGKTIEAGMVLAQLMAEGKTRILILAPAVLRAQWNSELREKFDLESVMVDGRTVRATGNCFDQPFPVICSHPFAANKAALVAEIPWDVVVIDEAHRLRNAYKAGHKTGQALRAALSGRPKLLLTATPLQNDLMELFGLVTLLDEQILGPEHAFRSRYRLEGETGGLPGDVATELKERLAPVVQRTLRRQVREYVRYTNRRSIVEDFAPSPEEHDLYEKVSEYLRRSEVAAIEPGKKTLLTLCYRKLLASSTYAIAPTLRRLSENLTKRLEAARLGQRALGFFEPEEAKQFAEEGEEWLEDSSAKPVSIRTLENEMWELKQYADLADSIKVNAKGEALLRALERTFKVMKGQGWPEKALIFTESKRTQQYLCTLLSQNGYEGKISLLSGDAAGGPEERRALVNEFREKTQILICTEAGAEGLNLQFCNLVVNYDLPWNPQRVEQRIGRCHRYGQQRDVLVINFLNRRNAADARLYELLEKKLNLFDGVFGASDEILGALESGVDFERRILDIYQSCRHPDDINAAFDKLRSDMEGRISERMTEARSVLMERFDGDVRRRLRIAGAQTKEALEKRQQGARALTGSVLGSHASGRLQVAKAAYAVRDRTHDAINYLQLNAAGLPARLARLAGSEGWWFVYKCETTGLKAEERMLHLVLVLERDGKSFRALPLEDGEHFMKLVGKEERRRQPPPVSVTLMQEQALMAAKDEVLRAAERRNALELDLARERADRFAEDCLLESREAVERSREAWMEARRHVCAEEEPSERVKARAHAERLEREYRKKLASLRNEEEKRYAAKDRQIADLANKAKVTEKRSLIASAYFWLS from the coding sequence ATGGCTTCGGAGGAGGCACTCTCCTCGGAAGCCGGGCAGCAGGCGCAGGCGTTGACGCCCTTCCACGAGCGGCTGCTCGCGGAGGAGCTCACCATCAAGAGCTCGGACTCGCGCGAGCGCCTCGCCGGGGCGCTGGCCGAGGCGCGCGTGGACTTGAACCCGCACCAGCTCGAGGCCGCGTGCTTCGCCCTGGACTCGCTCTCGCGCGGCGGATGCATGCTCGCGGACGAGGTGGGCCTCGGGAAAACCATCGAAGCCGGCATGGTGCTCGCCCAGCTCATGGCCGAGGGCAAGACGCGCATCCTCATCCTCGCCCCCGCCGTGCTGCGCGCGCAGTGGAACAGCGAGCTGCGCGAGAAGTTCGACCTCGAGTCCGTCATGGTCGACGGCCGCACCGTGCGCGCCACCGGAAACTGCTTCGATCAGCCCTTCCCCGTCATCTGCTCGCACCCGTTCGCCGCCAACAAGGCCGCGCTCGTGGCGGAGATCCCCTGGGACGTGGTCGTCATCGACGAGGCCCACCGGCTGCGCAACGCCTACAAGGCCGGACACAAGACGGGCCAGGCCCTGCGCGCCGCGCTCTCCGGCCGCCCCAAGCTGCTGCTCACCGCCACGCCCCTGCAGAACGACCTGATGGAGCTGTTCGGCCTCGTCACGCTCCTGGACGAGCAGATCCTCGGCCCCGAGCACGCCTTCCGCAGCCGCTACCGGCTGGAAGGCGAGACGGGCGGACTGCCCGGCGACGTCGCCACCGAACTCAAGGAGCGGCTGGCCCCCGTGGTGCAACGCACGCTGCGCCGCCAGGTGCGCGAGTACGTGCGCTACACCAACCGGCGCTCCATCGTGGAGGACTTCGCGCCCTCGCCCGAGGAGCATGATCTCTACGAGAAGGTGAGCGAGTACCTGCGGCGCTCCGAGGTGGCCGCCATCGAGCCGGGCAAGAAGACGCTGCTCACGCTCTGCTACCGCAAGCTCCTGGCCTCCTCCACCTACGCCATCGCCCCCACCCTACGCCGGCTCTCGGAGAACCTCACCAAGCGCCTGGAGGCGGCGCGCCTGGGCCAGCGCGCCCTGGGCTTCTTCGAGCCCGAGGAGGCCAAACAGTTCGCCGAGGAAGGCGAAGAGTGGCTCGAGGACTCCTCGGCCAAGCCCGTGAGCATCCGCACGCTCGAGAACGAGATGTGGGAGCTCAAGCAGTACGCGGACCTCGCCGACTCCATCAAGGTCAACGCCAAGGGCGAGGCGCTCCTGCGCGCGCTGGAGCGCACCTTCAAGGTGATGAAGGGCCAGGGCTGGCCGGAGAAGGCGCTCATCTTCACCGAGTCCAAGCGCACCCAGCAGTACCTGTGCACGCTGCTGTCGCAGAACGGCTACGAGGGGAAGATCTCCCTGCTCTCCGGTGACGCGGCCGGTGGCCCCGAGGAGCGCCGCGCGCTGGTGAACGAGTTCCGCGAGAAGACGCAGATCCTCATCTGCACCGAGGCGGGCGCCGAGGGCCTCAACCTCCAGTTCTGCAACCTGGTGGTGAACTACGATCTGCCGTGGAACCCGCAGCGCGTGGAGCAGCGCATCGGCCGCTGCCACCGCTATGGCCAGCAGCGCGACGTGCTCGTCATCAACTTCCTCAACCGGCGCAACGCCGCGGACGCGCGGCTGTACGAGCTGCTCGAGAAGAAGTTGAACCTCTTCGACGGCGTGTTCGGCGCGTCGGACGAGATCCTCGGCGCGCTGGAGAGCGGCGTGGACTTCGAGCGGCGCATCCTCGACATCTACCAGTCCTGCCGCCACCCGGACGACATCAACGCCGCGTTCGACAAGCTGCGCTCGGACATGGAGGGCCGCATCAGCGAGCGCATGACGGAGGCGCGCTCGGTGCTGATGGAGCGCTTCGACGGGGACGTGCGGCGGCGGCTGCGCATCGCGGGCGCGCAGACGAAGGAAGCGCTGGAGAAGCGCCAGCAGGGCGCGCGCGCGCTGACGGGCTCGGTGCTGGGCAGCCACGCGTCGGGCCGGCTCCAGGTGGCCAAGGCCGCCTACGCCGTGCGCGACAGGACGCACGACGCCATCAACTACCTGCAGCTCAACGCGGCGGGCCTGCCCGCGCGGCTCGCGCGCCTGGCCGGCAGCGAGGGCTGGTGGTTCGTCTACAAGTGCGAGACGACGGGCCTCAAGGCCGAGGAGCGGATGCTCCACCTGGTGCTGGTGCTCGAGCGCGACGGCAAGAGCTTCCGTGCCCTGCCGCTCGAGGACGGCGAGCACTTCATGAAGCTGGTGGGCAAGGAGGAGCGGCGCCGCCAGCCGCCGCCCGTGTCCGTGACGCTCATGCAGGAGCAGGCGCTCATGGCCGCCAAGGACGAGGTGCTGCGCGCCGCCGAGCGCCGCAATGCCCTGGAGTTGGATCTGGCGCGCGAGCGCGCCGACCGCTTCGCCGAGGACTGTCTCCTGGAGTCGCGCGAGGCGGTGGAGCGCTCGCGCGAGGCCTGGATGGAGGCGCGCCGCCATGTGTGCGCCGAGGAGGAGCCCTCCGAGCGGGTGAAGGCGCGCGCCCACGCGGAGCGGCTCGAGCGCGAGTACCGCAAGAAGCTCGCCTCGCTGCGCAACGAGGAGGAGAAGCGCTACGCGGCCAAGGATCGGCAGATCGCGGACCTCGCCAACAAGGCCAAGGTCACCGAGAAGCGCTCCCTCATCGCCTCCGCCTACTTCTGGCTGTCCTGA